The window CAAAGGTTCACATGCCCCAACACTTGCATATAAATTCACCCCTGTCAGATCCATTTAAGTATTAGTGATTACATAATTTAGAACTGAAGTGACAAAGTGCCTACATGAAAGTAGAGTAAAAAATGTAAATGTCCCGCCTTGTTGTCTTTTAAAATACTGCCTATGCGCCTCAAACATACAACATTAGCTATCACCTTCAGATTGATATATAAAAAACAAAGACAAACATGACTGATAATGAGGAGGGAAGCAAACAAGATGGAAAGCACTCTTTGCACTCACTAAAACCGTGATGGTATCACAAATATCATGGAGAATTTTGACAAGGCAAAAGCTCTACTTCACTAATATACATCGTCAGCAACTTGTTTATGAACAGAACTAACTTTTTTAATTAGTTAATTAGTGAACATGAAGACAAATCAGCATTGAAATACAATCCATCTTCATCAGTCAAACACAATGAATGAGTAAAGTACACTATTCTTGTTTTACTGATAATAATAATTTCTCAAAGGTCAGGTCGGACTCCTAGAAAAGCAACTACTATTACTGGTTACTTTCAGCTAAAATAATAGATTCATACTGCTTATACTGTTTTACATTATCAAGGCTTATATACAAATAAACTCAACGCATGATAACGGTAACTTCATGCAAAGGAGCTGCATCAATGCTCAGAGATAGCCGAAAGTTTCAGCTAACTGAATACTTCATGAGTATAAAGACAGAATCAGCAATATCATTACTTATTTTGACTCTAACATACCTCTCTAGTGATGTGACTTCTGATTCTAGTTGCGTGGCTCTTTCTTTTGCTTGATCTAGAGGCATCGACATCCCTAATTTCTGTTCACTATCTTGAAGGCGTTGCCTGAGCTCCTTATCCTACAGATGAGAACTTCAGATTAACAACAGCAAGTATGCTTCAATCCCAAGCAAatcaaagttggctatatgaagacTCGCTGAGTATGCTCTCCAATTAAATTCATCTCAAGCGGACATTAtacaaagaaaattttaaaaaatgtactAGAAATTCTTTATATTTGCTACTGGCATAAGGATCTCTAAACCGCACAAAATTATTCTTTCAAGCAACCAAAAACCTCATTTAAAATACATGAGAATCAACTTTATGTGGgcaaaaatgttaaaatattaattcATCGGTTATCATTCTCACCCTTCTTTCTGCACATTGCCGATATAAAGCAATTTCGTCCTGACAGAATGGCTCGATATCATTGATTTGTAAGCCTAAATCAGAAAAACCTTGACTTGATGAGCATCATGAACCACATGAAGCAGAGAAGGACCATTGAGGGAAAGAAGACATACAGAGGAACAGATTTCTCAAGATTCCGTCACAGAGATCAACACCTTCGAGTACATGAGACGCTATCTCAGGTGGAATAACAGGTGACGGCGGGCCCATCATCAGATCATCACCCACGAGGATAGTTTCCTCCATAGTTTGCTTTGAATCAACTaaacaaaaaaacacaacaaatatCAAGCATAAGTCAAACCACTGAATCCTTTGCACTGcctctttcataaaataattaaccaAATGCAAAAAGTGCGAGTAATGTTGAGTCTCAGAAGCTCGGGCTGCAGTTCTTTAAGAAAGTTCTCTTTCATCTCTATTCTTTTCTTCCCTTTAAATGGTATTTTCAAAGGTGAAAAACAGACAAAAATACAAAGATTTTAAAACTATATGCAATGCAAATTTACATTCTTTCAATCTCTAGAAAATCAAAATGAAGCTTGGGAAAagggaaatttttttaaaaaaatctttcagAGAAATAATACGCAAAGAGTTTGAGTTACCATCCATGGTGTCCTCCTTTTGCTATGACCCAACAGATATTCAATTCTATGCACCAAAGAAGTGATTTTCACAGATCCTCTGAGAAGTTCTTCAAGCTCCTGAGTTGATACAGATGAGCGGAGTACTTGGTAACACGGCAACTGTATTTCTTGTGCTAAGCAAAAGAAATTTGGAAAAGAATGCTGACTTTGCTACAAAACAAACGGGAAGAGATGTTACGAGAGTAGAAAAGGAAGATCTTCTTTTTTTCAGTTGTTTAAGTGTAAATCTCCTATATGGTACCATTATCTGGAAATTCGAACAAGCTTCAATTCCCCTACCCAATTTTCGTTCACACAACTCGTTCTCATCCTAGCAAATATGATAGCATTCTAAGTTTATAAGAGTCAAGAAACCAGCAACAGAGAGATTAATCACTAAAGCACAATCCAAATCAATTAAAACATTATCATACAGATAGGTAACTGAAATGAAAAAGCAACCTGAATTCACTTTTCGACCAAACCCCAAACAAAAATNNNNNNNNNNNNNNNNNNNNNNNNNNNNNNNNNNNNNNNNNNNNNNNNNNNNNNNNNNNNNNNNNNNNNNNNNNNNNNNNNNNNNNNNNNNNNNNNNNNNNNNNNNNNNNNNNNNNNNNNNNNNNNNNNNNNNNNNNNNNNNNNNNNNNNNNNNNNNNNNNNNNNNNNNNNNNNNNNNNNNNNNNNNNNNNNNNNNNNNNNNNNNNNNNNNNNNNNNNNNNNNNNNNNNNNNNNNNNNNNNNNNNNNNNNNNNNNNNNNNNNNNNNNNNNNNNNNNNNNNNNNNNNNNNNNNNNNNNNNNNNNNNNNNNNNNNNNNNNNNNNNNNNNNNNNNNNNNNNNNNNNNNNNNNNNNNNNNNNNNNNNNNNNNNNNNNNNNNNNNNNNNNNNNNNNNNNNNNNNNNNNNNNNNNNNNNNNNNNNNNNNNNNNNNNNNNNNNNNNNNNNNNNNNNNNNNNNNNNNNNNNNNNNNNNNNNNNNNNNNNNNNNNNNNNNNNNNNNNNNNNNNNNNNNNNNNNNNNNNNNNNNNNNNNNNNNNNNNNNNNNNNNNNNNNNNNNNNNNNNNNNNNNNNNNNNNNNNNNNNNNNNNNNNNNNNNNNNNNNNNNNNNNNNNNNNNNNNNNNNNNNNNNNNNNNNNNNNNNNNNNNNNNNNNNNNNNNNNNNNNNNNNNNNNNNNNNNNNNNNNNNNNNNNNNNNNNNNNNNNNNNNNNNNNNNNNNNNNNNNNNNNNNNNNNNNNNNNNNNNNNNNNNNNNNNNNNNNNNNNNNNNNNNNNNNNNNNNNNNNNNNNNNNNNNNNNNNNNNNNNNNNNNNNNNNNNNNNNNNNNNNNNNNNNNNNNNNNNNNNNNNNNNNNNNNNNNNNNNNNNNNNNNNNNNNNNNNNNNNNNNNNNNNNNNNNNNNNNNNNNNNNNNNNNNNNNNNNNNNNNNNNNNNNNNNNNNNNNNNNNNNNNNNNNNNNNNNNNNNNNNNNNNNNNNNNNNNNNNNNNNNNNNNNNNNNNNNNNNNNNNNNNNNNNNNNNNNNNNNNNNNNNNNNNNNNNNNNNNNNNNNNNNNNNNNNNNNNNNNNNNNNNNNNNNNNNNNNNNNNNNNNNNNNNNNNNNNNNNNNNNNNNNNNNNNNNNNNNNNNNNNNNNNNNNNNNNNNNNNNNNNNNNNNNNNNNNNNNNNNNNNNNNNNNNNNNNNNNNNNNNNNNNNNNNNNNNNNNNNNNNNNNNNNNNNNNNNNNNNNNNNNNNNNNNNNNNNNNNNNNNNNNNNNNNNNNNNNNNNNNNNNNNNNNNNNNNNNNNNNNNNNNNNNNNNNNNNNNNNNNNNNNNNNNNNNNNNNNNNNNNNNNNNNNNNNNNNNNNNNNNNNNNNNNNNNNNNNNNNNNNNNNN of the Capsicum annuum cultivar UCD-10X-F1 chromosome 11, UCD10Xv1.1, whole genome shotgun sequence genome contains:
- the LOC107847502 gene encoding uncharacterized protein LOC107847502 isoform X2, which produces MDVDSKQTMEETILVGDDLMMGPPSPVIPPEIASHVLEGVDLCDGILRNLFLCLQINDIEPFCQDEIALYRQCAERRDKELRQRLQDSEQKLGMSMPLDQAKERATQLESEVTSLERHLILASGVEGMEGFRQRWSLHGRMTDTKKRLEALKRGMDSRKDEPAENISTKKKWFSW
- the LOC107847502 gene encoding uncharacterized protein LOC107847502 isoform X1, which encodes MDVDSKQTMEETILVGDDLMMGPPSPVIPPEIASHVLEGVDLCDGILRNLFLCLQINDIEPFCQDEIALYRQCAERRDKELRQRLQDSEQKLGMSMPLDQAKERATQLESEVTSLERHLILASGVEGMEGFRQRWSLHGRMTDTNCYCLLCCSLGRGSIGNSLSTFSRKRLEALKRGMDSRKDEPAENISTKKKWFSW
- the LOC107847502 gene encoding uncharacterized protein LOC107847502 isoform X3, with the translated sequence MDVDSKQTMEETILVGDDLMMGPPSPVIPPEIASHVLEGVDLCDGILRNLFLCLQINDIEPFCQDEIALYRQCAERRDKELRQRLQDSEQKLGMSMPLDQAKERATQLESEVTSLERHLILASGVEGMEGFRQRWSLHGRMTDTNCYCLLCCSLGRGSIGNSLSTFSR